The following coding sequences lie in one Myxococcus xanthus genomic window:
- a CDS encoding NAD(P)H-dependent glycerol-3-phosphate dehydrogenase encodes MRGSVIGSGSFGTALANVLAVNCEEVRLWGRESSVVEAINTQHENPTYLKGIPISERVRATNDLQEALVGSELVVLATPSHATREVVAKAQAYLPRHVPIVTVSKGIENGTLLTMTELLEDCLPEEFHPYLAVLSGPSFAKELARRMPTVVTIASHWDKVALRCQKALQTETFRSYTSTDVVGVQYGGALKNVIAIAAGMADGLGMGHNARAAIITRGLAEITRLAVRKGANPLTLSGLSGMGDLVLTCTGELSRNRHVGMELGKGRKLPDILADMKEVAEGVKTARSAHELEVKTGVELPICHQVYLIAHEGKSARTAVVDLMTRQPKSELAGV; translated from the coding sequence ATGCGTGGCAGTGTCATCGGCTCCGGCTCCTTCGGTACCGCCCTGGCGAACGTGCTCGCGGTCAATTGCGAGGAGGTTCGTCTGTGGGGTCGTGAGTCCTCCGTCGTGGAGGCCATCAACACGCAGCACGAGAACCCCACCTACCTGAAGGGCATCCCCATCTCGGAGCGCGTGCGCGCCACGAATGACCTCCAGGAGGCGCTCGTGGGCTCGGAGCTGGTGGTGCTGGCCACGCCCAGCCACGCCACGCGCGAGGTGGTGGCGAAGGCCCAGGCGTACCTGCCGCGCCATGTCCCCATCGTCACGGTGTCGAAGGGCATCGAGAACGGGACGCTGCTGACGATGACGGAGCTCCTGGAGGACTGCCTGCCGGAGGAGTTCCACCCGTACCTCGCGGTGCTGTCCGGCCCCAGCTTCGCCAAGGAGCTGGCGCGGCGCATGCCCACGGTGGTGACCATCGCCTCCCACTGGGACAAGGTGGCGCTGCGCTGCCAGAAGGCGCTGCAGACGGAGACGTTCCGCAGCTACACCTCCACGGACGTGGTGGGCGTGCAGTACGGCGGCGCGCTGAAGAACGTCATCGCGATTGCCGCCGGCATGGCGGACGGCCTGGGCATGGGCCACAACGCGCGCGCGGCCATCATCACCCGCGGCCTGGCGGAGATTACGCGCCTGGCGGTGCGCAAGGGCGCCAACCCGCTGACGCTCTCCGGCCTGTCCGGCATGGGCGACCTGGTGCTGACGTGCACGGGCGAGCTGAGCCGCAACCGGCACGTGGGGATGGAGCTGGGCAAGGGCCGCAAGCTGCCGGACATCCTCGCGGACATGAAGGAGGTGGCCGAAGGCGTGAAGACGGCCCGCAGCGCGCACGAACTGGAGGTCAAGACGGGCGTGGAGCTGCCCATCTGCCACCAGGTGTACCTGATTGCCCACGAGGGCAAGAGCGCGCGCACGGCGGTGGTGGACCTGATGACGCGCCAGCCGAAGTCGGAGCTGGCGGGCGTCTGA